The Orrella daihaiensis genome contains the following window.
CTTGATTACACCCATGTGTTTGCCAACCGAATGTCACTAGGCGCGCAGTTCGATTACTACCCAAAGAGTGGTCAATACGCGCTGTCCATTAGCCCGGGTTACCAGTTTAATGAGACGGTGTTGGGCTACTTACGTTTTGGATGGGCCAATGTGCCCACTACGGTTGAACAAGGCGTTGGACAGCCAAGCTATAAAACCTGGCTTAACGCCTACTTTGCGGGTATCGGTGCCAAAGTCAACATCACCCGTGGTTTGTTTGCTTATGCCGAGTTACGCTACTCTGAAGTTGACAGGCTTAACTTCACGAGCACGGCTGATGTCACGGTTGCGCCTGGTGTGGTGAGATCAGTGCCAATTGAGGGTTCGGCTGACACCAGTGCTATTAATGCTTTTATTGGTCTGGGCTACCGGTTTTAAAGTCTGCTCTCTGATGCCAACTATCTGCGGTCAACTCTAGGATATTGCGATGCCAGCGTCATATGTATTCAAACCGGGCAATGCGCCACTGATAATCTCTATTCCCCACATGGGTGTCGAAGTCCCGCCAGATCTCTTTGCCAAGATGACTCCGGTGGGTCGTCAATTAGCGGACACGGATTGGCACCTCGATATGTTGTATGACTTCGCAAATGGGATGGGTGCGAGTTTTCTGATGGCACGATACTCCCGTTTCGTGGTTGATCTGAATCGCCCACCGAACGACGAAACGCTCTATCCAGGTCAAACCAAGACCGGGCTATTCCCCCAACTAACGTTTCGCGGTGAGCCTATTTATCTCGACTCAACTGAACCGGATGAACATGAACGTAACGACCGGTTAGTCAGATATTGGCACCCTTACCATGACAAACTGGCTGATGAAATTAACCGGCTGAGATCTGAGCATGGGCAGGTTCTGGTGTGGGAGGCACATTCGATTGCCAGTGTGCTGCCACGTTTATTTGAGGGCAAACTGCCAGACCTGAACATAGGCACCCATGCTGGAAAGAGCGCCCATGCGACTGTGCTAGAAGCCATTGAAACAAGCTTGACATCATGTGACTACACATTTGCGCTTAACGGTCGCTTCAAGGGTGGCTATAACACCCGTTACTTTGGCGATCCTGAGAACGGGGTGCACACAGTCCAACTTGAAATGTGTCAGTCGACCTATATGAATGAAGACGCGCCATTTGACTACCGATCCGATCTAGCCGACCGAGTCAAACCAGTCGTTCAAGGCATGGTTCAGTCCGCGCTAGATGCAGTCCTTAAGCTTGTCCGTTAATTTGTCAAAGAGGTGACGGGTCTGACCCCACTTAAGAGCCAGGCCAATAGATCCTGCACTGGTCGGATCTCCGAGCCAAATGGCAATTTTCCCTTGCCCCGAAAGAACAGACCCCTCTGCACATCACCATCTAGGGCGTGGCCAAGTTGTTGGTCTATGCAGAACTGACCCATGTCTGATTTGCCATCACGCAAGCCGCAGTGAGCCAAGCAATCAAACGCCATATTGCAGCGTTCTTTAGCGTGAGCACGTTGTTTTAGGATGGGTTCAATACGGACATATTTTTCTAGCCACGGCGTTTTAACCGCGCGCGCGGGCAGCCCCGCGACGCTGATAAACTCAACAATGTCCTCTGGCTTGGCTCGAGCTAACACCTGCTTGAAATTGTCGTTGGCATCGCATTCTTGCGTGACTGCAAAGGCGGTGCCCAACTGCACGGCACTAGCCCCCAGTGACTGTAGGCGTTTGATGTCGGTGAGGCTGCTGATGCCACCGGCTGCAATCAACGGGATCTGACCTTCTATGCCTAGCTCGCGGAATGCTTCGACGATTTGTGGAATCGCGATGTCGAATTCAAATCGCTCGGAGTCCAGATCGCTGATCTTGGCAGCACCTAAGTGACCACCAGCCAAGCGGGGATGTTCGAGCACGATGGCACTCGGCAGACGGTTCTTCTTCATCCATTTCTTGATGACGAGTTGTACGCCGCGGGCATCTGACAGGATCGGAATCAGTGCGGCTTTGGGGAAGTCTTGCGCCAGATCGGGAAGGTCTAGCGGCAGACCAGCGCCCACCACCACCGCATCGGCGCCACTTTGCAGTGCCTGGGTGACATAGATGTCATAGGCGCTCAGTGCTTTCATCACGTTCACAGCAATTAAGCCATTGCCTTGCGAGATGGAACGGGCCTTTTTGATTTCCCGATCGAGTGCTACCAGATTAGCTTGGTCAATCAGTTCACGCGCATTGGACTCTTTTTCCAGATGACGGGTTTGCTCCCAGAGGTCAGCGTGCAATCGACGCAAATCAACGGAAGAGATGGTGCCCATGGCACCAAATCTGGCTGTGGTGCCAGCCAAGCGACTTGCCGAGACACCGACACCCATGCCGCCTTGTACGATGGGCAAGAGGGTTTTGTTGTTTAGGGTGAGCAGTTCTAAACCGCTACGTTGCGCGAGTGACTGCAGGCTATCGACGAGGTTGAAGTTGAGCTTCAGAAGATTGGTGAGATTTGTTGCGTGACCAGACAAGCTGGCAGAAATCGATGACATGGTGTGTACGCTACCTTGATTGCGATGAACTGATTAAACCCTTGTTTACGATGCTTGCGGGGGTTTGCGATTGAGGTATATCAAGTGTGCTTCAAACAAACTTTCAACAAACCTGAGCCTCATATCCAACATCGATTCACGCCTAGCCTATCCAGGCTGGTTGTCCCGTCTGGGCTTGCCATACCAGCTGAGCAATCGAATTCCCCAGACCATAAAGATTGCAGTCCAACCGATGCTTGCCGCAGACAATAGCCGTAACGACCAGATGCTCATGGTCATGTCGGCACTGATGCGCAAAACGACGATGGCTTGCAACAGTAAAAACAAAGTCCACATCAAGCCATCAGCCTTCAGGGCTCGTCCACTGTGGCCACATGACACTCTGGTGATCATGGCCATGGTGAGCGACCCGACAAACCCCATGGTGGTCGCATGCAAGGCGCCAAGTGACCAGTCGGGTGTGCCTGTGGTCCAGGACCAGAAGTGACCAACCGAAACCAGCAAGAAACTTAGCCCCAGCCAGACAAAGCCGATGTGCAGCATCACCAGCAAGCGGTTTGAGACTGCCTTGATCAAGCCCCAGATAATCGCTAGCCAAATCACGATCAGCCCACTGACCAACAACCAAAAGTTGACCGACACGTCCACGACGGCTGACTCGACGCCCCCGACTTGCATCCAGGTGGGGACCAAGTTTGCTGCCAAGGCAGTTACGAGCAGATATAGCACCCAGTGGGGGCGCCAGACTGTGACCATGGGCATGGCACTCGCGGTAAAGAAGGGGATCATGCGATGCGCAACAGACACAAACGTCACGGCAATAAACCCCCAAAACCCGGTTAGCAAAGCCGCTCTGGCCAGCCCATACTGATCGAGTGCGAATGCAACCATCAGCGCTGCCAGACTCACTGTCCCAACATGGCCTGCGGTCAACACCGCACGACCGTGGGTTTGATCCTTGGCGGTACTCTTGCGAACCAATCGACCAAAATCGCGGTAAGCCCAGGCAAGTCCGAACCACGCAATGGTGCCACCGGTGATCATGACACTCAGAGAAAACAAGCTGCCAGTGACCCACAGCAACCAACCAACCAATTGCAAGCCAACTGGCCAAACGATATCGTGCGCAGTTGGTTCTTTAACACCCAGCCAGCGGGGCCCGGCGGTGTTTAGAAACCCGATGAAGAACAGCGGCAGGAATCCAAACGTCATCATGGTGCCGTGTGCCAGCGTCGGTGATGCCGCCAGGGGCCAAGTAGCAATCCAACCCAGACGAGCTGCGAGGGTAATCGCCCACCAGATGCTAGTTGCCATCAACACCACCATGGCGGCGGCAAAGGCTAGTCGATGTGACGCGCGCAACAGATGAGACCAACGCCAGCGGTGGTCAGTTGTGACGCCATTTGTTGAGAGCGGCGTGGTGGGGATTGAACTCATGAACCTGAACCAGAGGGATAGACGCGTGAAGCAATAAAACCTGACTTTGCGCCAGATCAAAAGATTGCGGTATCCCTCGGTTGAGCACAGGCTAACCGCAAACGAACGATGCTGTTGTTATTCGGTATCGTTCTAAAGAACTATTGGGGTCACTCGCGCTAAAGGTTTGATGTGTAGTTTGAATTTTTTGGTGGCAGCCCCTGAGGCCGATGGGCTTGCAGCGCACACAGGATGCCTGTATTGCTCGAATCAATCGCTACTGTCACCGGCTATCGACATCGGGATCGACATGTCGATTGGCCTCTAGTGCCGTCAGCACTCCTTCGGCTTTTTCCCAAGGTAAGCGCCTACCTGTGGATCGCATTTTTTGCAAGGCTGCGCGCGCAACGGTGATGGTGATTCGTTTTTCCCGAACCATCTGCTCGATTAACCAAATAGTTCCCTTCACAACAACCTGTTCGGCCTCGCCGGCCTGGCGTAAAGCTGCGTCCCCTGTGAGCAGTGGGCACTGTTTGTTCTGGGCCAAGGCCAGCGCGAACAGGTCATTGCGGCTTGGCCTGCGGTAACGTTGGCTCAGCGCCTGAGCTTGACTCAGAGCCTGCGCAGACAGACTCATGATTTGAAGACCTACTTCTAAGAGGTGAGCATGCCTTTGTTGCAGTTCTTCCACATACAAAATGTCGGGAACTGCAAATTGGTAACCCAAACTGAACATTGGTACTACAAGATCACCTTCTTCTACGTCTATCAAAATATTGGCATCACTGATCAACAGCAGCAACTGCACACCCCACGTTCACCTGCATTTCCCGAACACTACGAAACTGAACGAGAGACATACCCATTAACTCGGCTGCTTTGGATTCACCGATGTACTGCTCGGCAAGCGCGTGAAATACCATTTGTTCAAAAACGTGTGCTTTCTCGCTCGGATAGTCGGCCCCAGGCTCTTTGATGTCCCAACCATTGGCACGAAACAATTTGACTTGCTCTTCCCGGTACGCCGGGGAGATGATGTCAAGCTCCAATGCCCGCCACAAAATGCTCATCATCGACAGACCAAACTCTTCTTTGAGTAGAGCCAGCTCTTTGACCTCTAGCGCATTTCGGTGTTCGCCCATTTCGCGCAGGAGCGAATCGCGCGGTAATAAAAATGAACCTGCGAAGCGATTGCAGGCTTTCTCTTCATCCAGTCCAGTCGCAAGCCGACCTTGAAGGATCAAATGGCCGAGTTCATGCGCCAATGTAAAACGCTGACGGTCACCCGGCCAGTTGCGGCTAACAACGGCAATTGGCATGCCGTTGACTTGAGCCGCGAGTCCATCGAATTTCTTGTCGGCATCGGTATCGATCATGAAAACACGGATGCCGTTGGTTTCCAAAACATCGATCAAATCCGCAATAGGATTCAAACCGAGTTGCCACGCCTGACGTACAGTGACCGCCACATCTTCGATCGAGTCGAGGTGTTTGATTTTCTGGGGCAGTCTATCGATGCCACCGAAAGCTTTGATGGGCGATTGGGGGAAGAGGTTTTCTAGTTCAAGTCGCCGCTCTATCTGATCAATCACCTCATGGGTAATCGCTTGCAATCGCTTCTTTGGCAGTGAGCTGTGCTTGCGATACTCGATGGCTTCTAGTGTCAGAAACTCAGGCCGAAAGAAATACTCGGCGCGAACCTTCAACGCCTGTGATAGGCGTATCAGGATACCGGACGAAGGCATGGCAATGCCGTCTTCGTACTTTTTGATGGCGGCATGTGAAACGCCCACCAAGGCACCCAAATCCCGTAGCGACAAGCCCGCGGACTTACGTGCCCGATGCAAACGAGTGCCAAACATGACGAGAGATCTCCTGGATGCAATTAGCTAGGATCGTGTGGATGAGACAGCTTGTTTTTGTGGCAGCTTTTTCATGCTTCGTATAGAGCAGCTTTTTTGATTTGTTTACAAAAATACTAATTTTTTATTTAATTGTAAACCAATTTTTCTCTGGCTTATCGTAGTTGTGAGGCTCATTTCAGCCATCGCAGTGATTAAGACCTTCTGCTGCTTTTCCATGCCTAACTGTAAGGATCGATCGGATTGAAGCGGCGTCACGTGCGCTCGATGATGCTTGTGACTTCTTAGATCCTCTCAAGACATGCCTTGCAGGGCAGCGATGCTGTTGTTATTCGGTATCGTTCTAAAGAACTATTGGTGTCATTTGTCCCGTAAAAACCTTGGGAGATCACGCCGTTGCTGTTTATGATGTAGGTCAATTGTTTGGTTACAGCATGCGTTGGCTTAATTCTCTTTCCGCTCGACTACTTGCGCTTGGCGCTGCTTTATTGCTGTTGGCCTTGATGTCCATCGGAGTGACCCTATGGATCACGCATCAACTAGACGGTGGTGCGGCGGCGGTCAACGAAGCAGGGCGTCTACGCATGCAGGCCTGGCGCTTGACGAGTTTGTGGCAAGCGCAAACACCGCCGGCTGAGATTGAGCGGCGTATCGAGCAGTTTGACCGCAGCATGACGTTGCTGCGAGATGGTGATCGTACCCGGCCACTGTTTGTGCCGTGGGATGAGGCGCTTCAGAAGCAGTTTGGCGAGTTGACCGTTGCCTGGCACGAGCTTGACCGGGTTTGGCGTGCTGACTCGCAAGCGAACTTGTCCGAGGTCACTGCGCTGGTTGAATCATTTGTAACCGAGATCGACGGCTTAGTCACCACCATTGAAACAAAGCTCGCGCACTACACGGCACTCTTAAACCTATTTCAATTTTTCATGATGGCGTTGGCCGTGGCCGCTGCCCTTATAACCATGTATGTTGGTTATCTGTTCGTGATTCAGCCTTTGCGCAGGCTCACGCTTGCAATGCAGCGGGTTGATGAGGGGGACTTCTCTGCTCGGGTAGATGTCGGTGGGCCGCGCGAATTTGAAGAGCTCGCCAACGGGTTTAATCACATGACTCAGACCTTGCAACAACTCTACGGTCATCTGGAGCGCAAGGTTCAAGACAAAACCCGTGACCTTGAGGGCAAGCAGGTTCGCCTGCAGGCGCTTTACGACATGGCCACTTTCTTGGTGGAACCAAATACCGTGGAAGAACTCGCGCGTGGTTTCGCACAAAAGGTTCGTCAATTAAGCGGGGCGGCAGCGGCTGCGGTGCGCTGGAGCGACGAAGCCAATGCGCGCTACATGATGCTGGCAAGCGACGCGTTGCCAGAGGAGTTGATCAATGAAGAGCGATGTCTGGAGCCCGGTGTCTGCGCCTGTGGCCAGCCCCAAGAAACTGCCCGCTCGCGTGTGATCCCTATCATTGCAGAGGATGACAGGCTTTTGGGCAATTGCGCCAAAGCTGGCTACAAGTCGCTTATTAGCGTGCCGATTCGTCTAAACCGGCAGGTGATGGGTGAGGTGGATTTGTTTTTCCATGAAGCGCCCGAATTCTCTGACGAAGACCAGGCTTTGTACGACGCTTTGGCAGGGCACTTGGCCAGTGCAGTCGAAAGCCTGCGCGCCAGTGCATTGCTCAGGGAAGCAGCAGTGAGCGAAGAGCGCGCGATGTTAGCGCGTGAGTTACACGACTCTATTGCGCAGTCACTTGCCTTCCTAAAGATTCAAGTCAGCCTGTTGCGTCAGGCCATGGGTAACTGTGAGTCAGCGCAGGTGATGCAGATCATTGAAGAAATCGACACCGGGGTCAAAGAAAGCACCAACGACGTGCGTGAGCTTCTGGTGCATTTCCGCACCCGCACCAACAGTGAAGATATCGAGCAGGCCGTAGAGATCACATTAAGCAAATTCGAGCACCAAAGTGGTATTCATACTCGACTAAATGTCACTGGCCATGGCGTGCCGCTGCATTCAGACACGCAACTGCAGCTTCTGCACGTAATTCAGGAAGCACTATCGAACGTGCGCAAGCACGCCAAAGCAACGGAGGTCACCGTTGACATCAAGAAAGGTACGCCCTGGCGATTTGCTGTGCGCGATAATGGGGTTGGCTTTACCCAACGCGAAGCCCAGAACACCGATACCCATGTGGGTCTGCAAATCATGCGTGAACGCGCTGAACGCATTGGCGCAAAAATCGATATTCAGTCTGAACCAAACGTGGGCAGTACGGTGCTAATAGAGCTTGAGCAATGAGAGACACGACCACCATGGATACAGAGATCGCTTATCCGATTCGCCTTTTGATTGTAGATGACCATGCCTTGTTTCGGCGTGGCCTGATCGCATTGCTGTCACAAGACCGACGGTTTTCTATTGTGGGTGAGGCCGAGAATGCCGAGGCTGCGCTTGACGCCGCAGACAAACTGCAGCCCGATGCCATCTTGTTGGATAACCATATGCCAGGGTTAACGGGCATTGCTGCCATTGGCAGCCTTAAAAAAATCGCACCCAAGTGCCAGGTGCTGATGTTAACTGTCAGTGAAAGTCCTGATGACCTAGCTGCGGCCATCAGGGCCGGTGCTGCAGGTTACTTGCTTAAGACCATTAACACCGAGGATTTGGCCGATTCGGTAGAAAAAATTGTTTCAGGCGACACCATCATCAGTCCCGAGATGATGACCAAGCTCGTGGGGCTGTTGCGCAATATGCCACAAGATGATGGGCTACAAGCACCAGCCCCCGACACAGTTCAACTGGCAACTGATGTGCAGCCTGCTGAAATGGTGGTTCAGGCTAACGACCCGATCCATGATTTGTCACCACGCGAAACCGAAATCCTGCGCTTGATCGCATGTGGCAATAGCAACAAGCACATCGCGCGCGAGCTCGATATTGCCGAGACCACGGTCAAGATTCACGTGCAGCATATTCTGCGTAAGCTCAACATCAGCAACCGCGTGCATGCGGCGGTCTATGCCACCACGCGAGGGCTATAGTTTTTAATTCGTTGGTCCCGGGCTATAGTCCCCGTGCAACCCACCCAAAATAAAACCCCAGTCAGCGAGAGTTGGCTGAAATTTTTTAGATTTCACCCCTTGATTAGGCCAACTGTAGACGCACTGCCTTTACGCCCGAGAGGGTTTTCGAGGATTTCGCGGCCTGCCTTGCTTGCCAGAGGTCGTAGGCTGTCTGTTGGTCTAGCCAGACTTCAGCGGCGCCACCGTTATCTCGACCAAGCCAGCGTTCTATACGCAAGGCCATCCCAGGGCTAATGGCTGCACGACCGTTCAGTACCTTGGACAAGGTAGTGCGGTCAACATCCAACTGGGTTGCGGCTTTACTCACCGTAAGTCCGAGGGCAGGAAGAATGTCATCCCGCAATGTTAGTCCGGGGTGAGGGGGGTTAAACATGGTATTCATCCGCATCTCAATGATAGTCCTGATAATCGACAAGCACGGCATCACCGTTATCAAATGTGAAGGTCAGACGCCAATTGCCATTGACACTGACCGACCAATGTCCAGCTAGCGAGCCTTTTAATAAATGCCAATCCCATCCTGGACGATTCATGTCTTCGGCTTTCCTGGCAGCATTTAGAGCAGATAATTGACGAGCTAGCCTGGGAGCATGCACTGCTTGTATACCTGCTTTAGATCCGGTTTTAAAGAACCGTTCGATGCCTTTGTGCTTGAAACTTTTAATCATGGCTAATTGTAGCCTGTAGCGCTACGCGCATCAAGTTTTGTTCTTTTTTGTTCTTTTTGTTTTTTGTCGTTTCGTGCAACATTTCTCGAGGTGAAACGGTGGTCAATTCGCCTCACTTTTGATCCTTAAAGGCTGGAATCATGGCGAATGGCGTAGCCATGGGCAGGTCGCAGGGAACGCCGTAAGGCGGGTAATGTGCAGCTGCGTATGAACAGCCCTGCGGTGTGCCACTGTCTGCGCTTCTGGCTAATGTGCTGTTCAATGAAGTGGATCAGGACCTACAAAATTATGGGCATCGATTCGCACGCTATGCCGATGATTGTTAATCCCGTTAGTCCTTAGCCCGATTGCCGGCGGGCCTTCATCTGCTGGCCAAGCGACTCAAGCGCGCTCGCCTCGAGCATGCGAGCAGCCAAAGGTAACAATTGCTCGTCCTCTAGAGCGGTGTGTGCTTCATAGGCTTTTGTAAAGCTCTCAATGAGCGGTCGCATTGCCGCCAAATCAGGCAACTGATGTGAACGCACCTTCAATAGATATGTCCTGACTGTTTGCCACGCAGTCCCCAAGCTGGCGTGTTCCTGTCGCAGGCGACTTATAAGGGCTTGAACGTCATTTTTTTCAGCGGCCCCTAGTGTGCTCGTTTGCAGCGCTTTCACTAGTCTGGGAAACAAATCCTCTTCCTCGTCAGCATGGTGGTGTACTGCCGCCTCATCAAAATATCGCATCACACGGTGTGCGGCAGCTGCCGCTTCATCATCGGCACCTTTGTCCTGCAAGTGCGGCATAAGCGCCTTAAGCGTGGCGCACTGCTTGCGCACACGCCCGTGGCAGGCAGACAACATACCCACCGGATCATCGGTGCTCGCAGTGATTGCGTCAAATCCCACAAATGAGGTGGCCATGTAGAAAGAGTCCTCGCCTGATGGCTGGTTTGTTTGGCGATAGTGCCATTGTGGCAATTGCGGCTAGCTGTGCCAATGATCCTTTGGAACTAGGTGAATCAGTAGGGTAGCCATTGGATCAGTCACCAGGTAGTAGTTCCATTTCCTGCACCACGTCGTGCCAAGGAAGGATGGGCAGGGTTAGCAAATACCCGCAAAGTTCATGTGTGAATTTTTGAGATGGATCCATGTCGGCTTTGCGGTGTTTGCTAGCCGACACAACCGCGCGCTGCGCAATCAATAAGAGGCACACCATGAACATCATGCTGGCGTATGACCACTCGCGAAACTCCCGTATCGCGCTAGAAGCGGTCAAGCAGCTCTTTGACCTGCAAAAGCCCGACATCACCCTGATCTCGGTCATTGAAGAGCCTGGCAGCGCCACGGGCGCAGCCGACGAGCTCTTCGAAGCCCAATTTGCCGAACAAAAAGCGGGCACCGAACAGGCCGCGGCTGAACTGACAGCAGCAGGCTTTGCCACCAAAGTGCTGTTTGCCGAAGGCGACGCGCGCAAGATGATTCTGCGGGCTACTGAAGAACGCAAGCCCGACATGCTGGTCATGGCACGTCATTCATTCAAGCCCGATGGCAACTTCATCACCCGCCGTATCGACGCATTGGTTGAAGAGTTTGATCACATGACATTTGGCTCAGTCAGTGCGTTCTTGGCGCGCCGGGTGATGTGTCCGTTGCTGATTGTTCCCACCCACGAGCGTCGCGAGTAGCCAGCAAGATCTTCGTTGGTGGATTAATCCGAAATCCGCTTGACCACATGATGGTTTGTTTTCATTTTTATCTTTAAGAGAGGCTCGCGATGCAAGTCAGTGATGTCTTCAAGTTTAAAAGCCCAGAAATCAAGGCTCTGCACCTGACCTGGATTGCTTTCTTTATCTGTTTTTACGTCTGGTTCAACATGGCGCCATTGGCGTCATCGATGCTTAAAAGTGCCGATTGGCTAACGCGCGACGATATTCGTCTGTTTGCGATTGCCAACGTGGCACTCACTATTCCGGCGCGCATTATCGTGGGCATGGCGTTAGACCGATTTGGCCCAAGGCGAGTGTTCTCTGTACTGATGGTGTTGATGGCGCTGCCCACGCTCGTGTTTGCGTTTGGCGACACGCGTGAACAGCTTTTTATATCTCGGCTGGTGTTGAGCTCAGTGGGTGCCAGCTTTGTGGTTGGTATCCACATGACTGCCTTGTGGTTTAAGCCCCGTGATATTGGGTTTGCTGAGGGCTTTTACGCAGGCTGGGGCAAC
Protein-coding sequences here:
- a CDS encoding outer membrane protein translates to MLLRAPLCGLALLAGNVFASEAGLGASSDKGFTGLSLYTATGYQHTTIKGENLRVQGTNITLPSRTEKTNGSFWLVGLDYTHVFANRMSLGAQFDYYPKSGQYALSISPGYQFNETVLGYLRFGWANVPTTVEQGVGQPSYKTWLNAYFAGIGAKVNITRGLFAYAELRYSEVDRLNFTSTADVTVAPGVVRSVPIEGSADTSAINAFIGLGYRF
- the hutG gene encoding N-formylglutamate deformylase, with translation MPASYVFKPGNAPLIISIPHMGVEVPPDLFAKMTPVGRQLADTDWHLDMLYDFANGMGASFLMARYSRFVVDLNRPPNDETLYPGQTKTGLFPQLTFRGEPIYLDSTEPDEHERNDRLVRYWHPYHDKLADEINRLRSEHGQVLVWEAHSIASVLPRLFEGKLPDLNIGTHAGKSAHATVLEAIETSLTSCDYTFALNGRFKGGYNTRYFGDPENGVHTVQLEMCQSTYMNEDAPFDYRSDLADRVKPVVQGMVQSALDAVLKLVR
- a CDS encoding NAD(P)H-dependent flavin oxidoreductase; translated protein: MSSISASLSGHATNLTNLLKLNFNLVDSLQSLAQRSGLELLTLNNKTLLPIVQGGMGVGVSASRLAGTTARFGAMGTISSVDLRRLHADLWEQTRHLEKESNARELIDQANLVALDREIKKARSISQGNGLIAVNVMKALSAYDIYVTQALQSGADAVVVGAGLPLDLPDLAQDFPKAALIPILSDARGVQLVIKKWMKKNRLPSAIVLEHPRLAGGHLGAAKISDLDSERFEFDIAIPQIVEAFRELGIEGQIPLIAAGGISSLTDIKRLQSLGASAVQLGTAFAVTQECDANDNFKQVLARAKPEDIVEFISVAGLPARAVKTPWLEKYVRIEPILKQRAHAKERCNMAFDCLAHCGLRDGKSDMGQFCIDQQLGHALDGDVQRGLFFRGKGKLPFGSEIRPVQDLLAWLLSGVRPVTSLTN
- a CDS encoding NnrS family protein, with the protein product MSSIPTTPLSTNGVTTDHRWRWSHLLRASHRLAFAAAMVVLMATSIWWAITLAARLGWIATWPLAASPTLAHGTMMTFGFLPLFFIGFLNTAGPRWLGVKEPTAHDIVWPVGLQLVGWLLWVTGSLFSLSVMITGGTIAWFGLAWAYRDFGRLVRKSTAKDQTHGRAVLTAGHVGTVSLAALMVAFALDQYGLARAALLTGFWGFIAVTFVSVAHRMIPFFTASAMPMVTVWRPHWVLYLLVTALAANLVPTWMQVGGVESAVVDVSVNFWLLVSGLIVIWLAIIWGLIKAVSNRLLVMLHIGFVWLGLSFLLVSVGHFWSWTTGTPDWSLGALHATTMGFVGSLTMAMITRVSCGHSGRALKADGLMWTLFLLLQAIVVLRISADMTMSIWSLRLLSAASIGWTAIFMVWGIRLLSWYGKPRRDNQPG
- a CDS encoding PIN domain-containing protein, with product MQLLLLISDANILIDVEEGDLVVPMFSLGYQFAVPDILYVEELQQRHAHLLEVGLQIMSLSAQALSQAQALSQRYRRPSRNDLFALALAQNKQCPLLTGDAALRQAGEAEQVVVKGTIWLIEQMVREKRITITVARAALQKMRSTGRRLPWEKAEGVLTALEANRHVDPDVDSR
- a CDS encoding helix-turn-helix domain-containing protein, with amino-acid sequence MFGTRLHRARKSAGLSLRDLGALVGVSHAAIKKYEDGIAMPSSGILIRLSQALKVRAEYFFRPEFLTLEAIEYRKHSSLPKKRLQAITHEVIDQIERRLELENLFPQSPIKAFGGIDRLPQKIKHLDSIEDVAVTVRQAWQLGLNPIADLIDVLETNGIRVFMIDTDADKKFDGLAAQVNGMPIAVVSRNWPGDRQRFTLAHELGHLILQGRLATGLDEEKACNRFAGSFLLPRDSLLREMGEHRNALEVKELALLKEEFGLSMMSILWRALELDIISPAYREEQVKLFRANGWDIKEPGADYPSEKAHVFEQMVFHALAEQYIGESKAAELMGMSLVQFRSVREMQVNVGCAVAAVDQ
- a CDS encoding type IV pili methyl-accepting chemotaxis transducer N-terminal domain-containing protein — protein: MRWLNSLSARLLALGAALLLLALMSIGVTLWITHQLDGGAAAVNEAGRLRMQAWRLTSLWQAQTPPAEIERRIEQFDRSMTLLRDGDRTRPLFVPWDEALQKQFGELTVAWHELDRVWRADSQANLSEVTALVESFVTEIDGLVTTIETKLAHYTALLNLFQFFMMALAVAAALITMYVGYLFVIQPLRRLTLAMQRVDEGDFSARVDVGGPREFEELANGFNHMTQTLQQLYGHLERKVQDKTRDLEGKQVRLQALYDMATFLVEPNTVEELARGFAQKVRQLSGAAAAAVRWSDEANARYMMLASDALPEELINEERCLEPGVCACGQPQETARSRVIPIIAEDDRLLGNCAKAGYKSLISVPIRLNRQVMGEVDLFFHEAPEFSDEDQALYDALAGHLASAVESLRASALLREAAVSEERAMLARELHDSIAQSLAFLKIQVSLLRQAMGNCESAQVMQIIEEIDTGVKESTNDVRELLVHFRTRTNSEDIEQAVEITLSKFEHQSGIHTRLNVTGHGVPLHSDTQLQLLHVIQEALSNVRKHAKATEVTVDIKKGTPWRFAVRDNGVGFTQREAQNTDTHVGLQIMRERAERIGAKIDIQSEPNVGSTVLIELEQ
- a CDS encoding response regulator; this translates as MRDTTTMDTEIAYPIRLLIVDDHALFRRGLIALLSQDRRFSIVGEAENAEAALDAADKLQPDAILLDNHMPGLTGIAAIGSLKKIAPKCQVLMLTVSESPDDLAAAIRAGAAGYLLKTINTEDLADSVEKIVSGDTIISPEMMTKLVGLLRNMPQDDGLQAPAPDTVQLATDVQPAEMVVQANDPIHDLSPRETEILRLIACGNSNKHIARELDIAETTVKIHVQHILRKLNISNRVHAAVYATTRGL
- a CDS encoding HigA family addiction module antitoxin, encoding MNTMFNPPHPGLTLRDDILPALGLTVSKAATQLDVDRTTLSKVLNGRAAISPGMALRIERWLGRDNGGAAEVWLDQQTAYDLWQARQAAKSSKTLSGVKAVRLQLA
- a CDS encoding type II toxin-antitoxin system RelE/ParE family toxin codes for the protein MIKSFKHKGIERFFKTGSKAGIQAVHAPRLARQLSALNAARKAEDMNRPGWDWHLLKGSLAGHWSVSVNGNWRLTFTFDNGDAVLVDYQDYH
- a CDS encoding hemerythrin domain-containing protein translates to MATSFVGFDAITASTDDPVGMLSACHGRVRKQCATLKALMPHLQDKGADDEAAAAAHRVMRYFDEAAVHHHADEEEDLFPRLVKALQTSTLGAAEKNDVQALISRLRQEHASLGTAWQTVRTYLLKVRSHQLPDLAAMRPLIESFTKAYEAHTALEDEQLLPLAARMLEASALESLGQQMKARRQSG
- a CDS encoding universal stress protein, whose product is MNIMLAYDHSRNSRIALEAVKQLFDLQKPDITLISVIEEPGSATGAADELFEAQFAEQKAGTEQAAAELTAAGFATKVLFAEGDARKMILRATEERKPDMLVMARHSFKPDGNFITRRIDALVEEFDHMTFGSVSAFLARRVMCPLLIVPTHERRE